The Oncorhynchus nerka isolate Pitt River linkage group LG12, Oner_Uvic_2.0, whole genome shotgun sequence genome contains the following window.
GTTCACATATGCTGCCAGTATGTATAGCCTTGGGTGTTTGGTTCAATGCCAATCTCTAAATTCACCTCTCCACACTGAACATCAAGGGTCTTTCTGTATTGTTTGCATAACTACATGTTGTGAATGCACTAGTTTAGACCTTCAGAAGAACACAGGTACTAACTATACCATACAATCAAAGCAACTCCAAACAAAAAACTTATATGGTTTGTATTTTGAGAAATGAAGGAGAAAGACTGCAAGGAAATGGTATACAAGGATGGGcagtaactgattacatgtaatctgattacaaaaaaAGCCTCAGATTACAACTTCTTTTGAAAAAGTAGATTACTTTTAAATTAAAAGGACATTTGTGGAAGAATACattgacacctttctgttttctcaatgacatgcAATTCAGCATTTGAAAAAGGCGCATGTTTAAgcttgttccacctgagcgagtcagagaccactatgatgacacaccaaatgcgttTGATGGATCCTTTTGTCTTCTTATAATGCCTCttaaaggaaaattccacccAAAAGCAATCTATTGGTACTTGTTTCATTATTCCATTGTTGACAtaatcccaaaatgttttgcttgtcagcaatcaagttttcaaaatatgtaactttcaaaatacagaaatcatccccaTATAATGCGgtttttgggtggagttttcctttaaggggaaagtaatccaaaagcAACAAAGTAATCAGGTTATGTTACGGAGTTTGGCTAATCCAAATGTTACGTTACAGATTGCAGTTTTGAACGTGTAACTAGgaactgtaatggattacatttagaaatgaAAAAAAGAGACTAAAGCTTTGTTAACCTAACCTTCTGGATAAAGTGCTGCTATCAATTCATGTAAGGACGATCTTTTGCCCGGAGTGTATTAAGAACTGTGGGTGATGCAGTTCCTGAGTATTTCAACATGTACTCTCATTCTCTCAGCTGGTCAGGATCTAATTTGTTTCATGCCGCCCACATAGTGTTACACAATCATGTTGAAATGTATTACTGTATTATCTGTGTTAACGCAAATATATTCTAGAACTTGAAGTTCAGTGTCCCTGCCTTATCCAAATGATTACCCTTATGCCATATTATTCCAGTAATAGTTTTCTGTCATCTGTGCTGTATCATGAACCCAAACATATCCCACAGGATGTCTCATTTAGCTAATGTCCTGATGACTATTCTGTCTTTTAGGGTAAAGTTCAACCACAGTGATTTAAGTAGGCTACAGACAGTATTTATTAACCAGTGAAGGTATACAGACCAGCAGCACCTCAATAACAAATACTGTATCAAACAAATACTGTATCAATTGTCTTGGACAATTGTGGCGTGCCTGGATTTGaaccttttatttaaaaaaaaaaattcatcaAACTGTCCCCTTTTTTCTTTTTCTGTCAAAAGGCCAAGGACCATCCTCAGACCATTGCTTTAATTTTTGGTGGTATTCTCATTTCTTGATATCATACAGGATAAAATCATGCTATGTCACATAATTGCGCACTAAACAGGGCCCCATCACCACAGAGCAATCCCAGGCTCGTGCCCTGTCTGACTGTTGTCATTCATCACACTGGGAGATGGCCTTGACTCACAAGCACACGGTTTTTGTTTTCTCGGATCCTGCATGGTTTCCATGGAGAACTGTCAATGGTCTTTGACAGCATGGCTGAGTGTGATTTCTCTCCTCACAGCGTGTGGATGTGTGTTGTGTGGCATGTCTGCTCCTCAAGATAATACTGCGGGACAATCGTGCATTATATTCTGAACATGGAAGATTTGTTGTGGCTATGGCTTGCCTTTTCTCTGTGTTCATCTGTCCCAGGCAGGAATGCTGCAGTGTAATCCGTGGTGCTGATTGTACTCTGGTGCCCTTGTGTTGGCACAGAGTGGCTCAGCTATTTTTATATGTAAAAGGCCAGTGGTTACGCTATGCAACCTCCAGAGAATGGGAAGATAAGGGTGCTGGATAAAACTGTCTCCGTCTATAACTGGGATACTGATATGAGACACACTGACATGTTATGCTATTTTAACTCCGTGAAGATGGTGGTTGTTTTGCTGGTTCttaacctttttttattttttattctcacAAATTTAAGGGAAGCACTTGTTTGCGCTTAGTTTTTTTGCGTTTCCATTTGGgttgtattcatgtgtgtgtatgtatgtatgtatgtatgtgtatatatatatatatatatatcattttgtAATAATTTGCGAGACTGGACTGAAGGAGAGGGAGgcttatttacagtgccttcagaaagtattcacacccttttacgttttccacatttcgttgtgttacagcctgcatttataGGTTAAATTGAGATGTCACTGGCCCACACACAATACCCTCAATGTCagaggaattatgtttttagaaatctttacaacttaataaaaaatgaaaagtggaaatgtcttgagtcaataagtattcaacccctgttCTGGCAAGcctacatacatttaggttggagtcattaaaacttgtttttcaaccactctacaaatttcttgttaacaaactatagttttggcaagtcggttaggacatctaccttgtgcatgacacacatttttccaacaattgtttacagagagattattacatttatcacaattccagtgggtcagaagtttacatacactaagttgactgtgcctttaaacagtttggaaaattccagaaaattatggtatgctttagaagcttctgataggctaattgacatcatgagtcaattggaggtgtacctgtggatgtatttcaaggcctaccttcaaactcagtgcctctttgcttgacattatgggaaaatccaaagaaatcagccaagacctcagggaaaatgattgtagacctccacaagtctggttcatccttgaaagcaatttccaaacacctgaaggcaacacgttcatctgtacaaacaatagtacgcaagtataaacaccatgggaccatgcagccgtcataccgtttctcccattattctctacagatcctctcaagctttgccaggttgaatggggagcatcgctgcacagttatttttaggtctctctgagatattcgattgggttcaagtccggtctctggctgggccactcaagatcattcagacttgtcccgaagccactcctgcgttgttttgaCTATGTGCTTTGAGtgattgtcttgttggaaagtgaaccttcgccccagtcaggtcctgagcgctctggagcaggttttcatgaatcaaatcaaatcaaattttatttgtcacatacacatggttagcagatgttagtgcgagtgtagcgaaatgcttgtgcttctagttccgacaatgcagtaataaccaacaagtaagtaatctagctaacaattccaaaactactaccttatagacacaagtgtaaggggataaagaatatgtacaaaaagatatatgaatgagtgatggtacagagcggcataggcaagatacagtaatGGTATttagtgcagtatatacatatgagatgagtatgtaaacaaagtggcatagttaaagtggctagtgatacatgtattacataaggatgcagtagatgatatagagtacagtatatacgtatacatatgagatgaataatgtagggtatgtaaacatattaggtagcattgtttaaagtggctagtgatatattttacatcctttcccattattaaagtggctggagtgaaggatctctctgtacttttctccattcatctttgcctcaatcctgactagtctcccagtctctgctgctgaaaaacatccccacagcatgatgctgccaccaccatgcttcactgtagggatggtgccaggttcctccagacgtgacgcttggcattcaggccaaagagttcaatcttggattcatcagaccagagaatcttgtttctcatggtctgagagtctttaggtgcctttaggcgaactccaagcgggctgtcgtgcctttttactgagtggcttctgtctggccactctaccataaaggcctgattggtggagtgctgcagagatggttgtccttctggcactttctcccatctccacagaggaactctggagctctgtcagagttatcaggttcttgctcacctcctgaccaaggccattctcccccgatttctctgtttggccaggcggccagctctaggctgAGACTTGGGTGGTtacgaacttcttccatttaagaatgatggaggccactgtgttcttggggaccttcagtgctgcagaaatgttttggtgcccttccctAGATCTATgcctgacacaatcctgtctcggagctcaatgGACAATTCCATCGaactcacggcttggtttttgctctgacatacactgtcaattgtgggaccttatatagacgtgTGTGTCAAATGATTTCTAATCAAAATAATTTACCCCAGGTGGATtccaagttgtataaacatctcaaggatgatcaatggaaacaggatgcaccttagctcaattttgagtttcatagcaaaggttctgaaaacttatgtaaataaggtatttctgttttaattgTTTTATGCATTtgaaaatatttctaaaaacctgttttcgcgttgtcattatgaggtagtgtgtgtagattggaagaaaaaaaagatgtaatcaattttagaataagtctaacgtaacagaatgtggaaaaagtcaaggtgtctgaatactttccaaatgcactgtaacccATGGTTTAAGGATAGGTTGACGCAATGTTCTTCCTTTCAGACTAAAATATGATCGGATGTTGTAGCGTACCAAGCAAAAGGCGGTAGCCGTAGTACATTTTAATGTGGACACGTCTTTATAATTACAATAACCCACTAGGGAAACACATGTGTGTGTTGTCTAGTGAACAACATATTTGTTGTCATTTGGCTTTGCTTTGGAAGTAGGGTCTTTCCTATAAGGGTCTTACAATGACAGGGTCTTATAATGCACGCATGGGCGCAGATCGCCGAGCTTCTCCCATGACATCTCGGACACAAAAGCGTGTGAAGGAATGTCGCATTTTCCCGGTGGTTTGCCTCCAACGCGTGCGCTGAGGGAATATCCGTCTAGAGGGTGTGTGGTCTATATCAATAACTGTCGGATTGTAGCCAACGGTAAAAAATCTAAACACATTCGGGGCAGCGGAGAGGGAGAACACTGATCTATGCTGGGCTGATTTTAAACTGTGGGGGTGAAATACGACATTTGATGCTCACGCCTCAACTCGGACGCACTGGAGAGCTGCAGGAGGAATTTACTTGGCAACATATTGGTCGTGGATAGATAATCTGAAAGCCTAAATCCTGGAATGACTGTTTTGTTTTAACCAAGACATCGATGTAGTTAGTGGGTTTTCtcttatgatttttttttaatggtaTAACAAAGATCCATTTTACTCGGAGATGATTTGTTCAAGTGATAGCCTATATAGCTAAAGGACATGTAATGAAGGACTTCTTCACATTTACGAAATTACCTCTATATATGAGGGAAAAGAGCTGTCTTGCATTTTTGAGGTTCTCCAATTTTCAGTATTGGGGCTACCTTACATAACtgggcattgtgtgtgtgtgtgactgaaaaCGGTCTGTTGAACTGCGCTGCTACTTCACCACAGACACAAAGACGTAAGTAGTAGGCTATACTATAATAACAATCATCATCATGCTATTTAGgtcgtttaaaaaatatatatgagtCGAGATGCATTTCCATCTTTGATGATACCTTAATATTAATAAAATGTAGCCTTGAATTATTTTCTTGCCTTACAATTATATTGCGCGCAAATTTGCCAATTTATATTTCTTCACGTTATGATGAACGAATATATATTAATCGATTTCTATAAATGATTGTACTAGAATTTGGTTTCTATTACACAATTTGACAGCGAAATGTGCTCGTGAACGGCTTTCCTCTCCCATCATATTCAGGATTTAGCAGTCAGCAGTGGCCACTGAGCATGCGCCCTGGGTGTCCGTCTCCCACGGGGTCGCGATTAACACAGATTCGAATGATCATCCAATAGGTAGGTCATGTGTGTTAGCAGTGTATAGCAACAATAATTCACTTGTTATTCCATTCACTATATGTCTAATATCTTAATAATAGCACTTGAATTCATCTTTTTCTGCACAACACGTGCCAAAGGTGCAATTAGACCCCCATAATAATATCTGTAGAATTTAATCATGTTGTGTTTTTCAATAGAGTTTAGTCAATTTTGAGAACATCAGTTACTCTATAAAACTCTGAAGATATGCCAAAGTTGGCTCCATGTGTTGCTTGTGGAGTAAGGGCGCCCCTCAGAGTTTAAGTAGCACTGGCAACAATTTAGGTTTTAGTTATTTGAAACATGCCATAGAAGCAGGATAGATTTTCAATGACTTTTGATATATTTCTCTTCTCCCCAAACTTGTCAAATAGGTTCAAGGGACGAGACCTGCCAAGATCTGGAGAAGTGATTCTAGAAGATTCTGTTGGATTTTCCTCGCTATGATCACTGAGGATCTGGACTACCACTAGCTCTGATCAGACAGGATgaatgacagacagagaccgggaggAGGAGTGCACACAGTGGAGGCAGACGTCATCTTCCACCATCCCGTCTGCTcggacctcctctcctccccctcggATGAGGATGTTTGTCCCCTCCCACGGAAGCAGGAGGGGAACACCAATGCTCCAGACCAGGGATTCATACTGGACGACCAGGGATTCTGTCGACAGAGCACGCCAGTTACAAAGGAGTACTTGTTGGATGGTGGTACGGTGATTGGGAATCATCACTTTGACCAGCCACAGGGTGATGGATCATACATCTCAAATACAGATCAGCTTCACATTACTGATCTTTCTCATCTAGCAAATACATCTCACATACCCAAGCTTGATGCTGGTAGAGACCAGAACTGTACTCATGGCAGAAACGGTATCCGTGAGGATATGAATGGGGCGAGGGCCAAAGTGCCCTGCAGTGTGGGTCCCTCGCTATACTTCAAGGGAGAGGCCAGAGAGGAAGCGGAAGGGTCTCTGTCCCTCTACAGAGAGAGCATAGTGGGGAGTCAGTGTCACATCACAAATGTCACCGCCTCCCCGGAGCAGGGGACCTCCGCGCCTGACACGTATTGTATCACCGCGGACAACCAGCCAACCATACAAGAGCTGGAGCGCTTGTTCAGCCACAGCTCTGCCACAGAATATGACACATTGTATGGACAGTCGGAGCTTGAGTCGAGCCAAGGACACAGGGGCAGTAGTGGCCATGGTGGGATCAGTAACACAACGCCTAAAGAGGAGACGGATTTAGTGATTGAAGTCGGTGGCCAGAAAATCAGTGTTCATAAGTCTGTTCTGGCAGAGAAGAGTGACTATTTCAAGGCTCGTCAGTCGAGAGACATCCTGAAAGTGAAAGGGCTGAAGTACAAGACCCTGACCATCCTGATAGACTATATCTACACCTCTCAGATGAATGTGCACAAGGACAATGTGGTAGAGGTGATCACAGGAGCTAAGATCTTACAGATCCCATGTGCCCTCCAGGCTGCTATGGATACCATCTCCGAGCAGGTCACAGCAGAGAACTGCTACGAGATTCTAACTATCGCCAAGAAGCAACGACTCAACGAACTGAAAGAGACGGCCTATCGCTTCATGAGTGACAATTTCCTCCAGATCCTGCGGGACCAAACGGTGTATGGACATCTGACTGGTTCGGAGAGGGATCTGGTCCTGAAGAAGAGAATGGAGGGGAAAAGGTCCCTGATGGTCGCTGAGATCAACGATGTGTTCGACCGCGTCGGGAGCCGACCTCAGAGTCGCTGTAACAGTCGACCGCAGAGCCCTCTGTCCGTGGCATCCTTCGAGGAGAACCACATGATTTACTACTTCAACGAGGCAGCCAATGACTGGAGACCTCTGACTCTGATGCCGGAGGACATTAACACTAAGGGCTGTGGGATCTGCACCATGTACAACTACCTGTTTGTGGCCGGTGGGATAAAGGGATATGGGGATAAGGGCAAGGTCTCAGACAAGGTGTTCTGTTACAACCCCATCACTAACCGCTGGAGCGAGGTTCGGCCGCTCAACCAGGCGCGGTCGCAGCTCAAGCTAGTGTCTATGGAAGGTAACCTGTACGCCATAGGAGGGGAGTGTTTGTTCACAGTGGAAAAGTATGATCCTCGGACTGACAGATGGACCACAGTGGCTCCCTTACCCAAAGGGGCGTTCGCTGTGGCCCATGAAGCCACCACATGTAACGGAGAGCTCTACGTCTCTGGCGGGTCTCTCTTCTACCGTCTCCTAAAATACGACCCCAAGAGGGACGAGTGGCAGGAGTGCCCCTACAACAACAGCAGGAAGAAGTCAACTGACATGGTGGCCCTGAAAAGCTTCATCTACAGGTTTGACGTGAACCGCGACCAGGGGGTCAATGTGTTCAAGTACAACACTATAGTGAAAATGTGGCACGACTGTGTATCACAGCGACAGGGCACCCCTTTGCCGTTCCGGTGTGCCGTCATTGGGAATTGCATCTATTGTGTGAACAAGACTCAGATTCTGCAGTTCGTAGTGGAGGAGGACGGCTCTTACTTTGTAGAGGAACCTCTGAGGCCACCACTGGAAGCTAAGGGCCTACTGTTCCCTTTCATCCTCAGTCTGCCTGACAAGACTCATGTGATATGACCGTGTACCAACGACGCTACATTACAGAAGCCCGTCAGTAGAATATAGTGGACCTTTTCAAATATAATGAACATTTTTCAATGTCAGCTTTATTCCCTCCCCCCCTGTCCAGTTTACCTGCTCGTAATGGAATGTGTTGTCTTTGCATGGTCAGTGACAGTATCTACAGGACAAGCCTTAACACGGATGACTTTTACATGTTGAATGAGTGCAACCCGAAATGCATCTGACTGTAAATAATGAGATAATGACACGTGCAGATGTTTCTTTGTGTGTATTTCCCTGCGTTCAGTTTTGTATTGTTCATTTTTGTTTTAGCAGATAGTTAGAATAGATATTGTTTTTAATTCTGTTGGCTGGCTGGTCGCTTTTAGACACTAATCTCACGTCAGAGGTGGAATTGTCTGACTGCAGGGGCAGCTAAAGTGTGTTCTGACTGACATAGCTGGCAAGTCCTATCTAAACGAAACAAGCAAACACATAAGCAGCTTCATCTGGTACAGTACAAGGCCTGCTACTGTGGTGATGGATGCTCTGTAACATGGCTCTATGACGAAACGGAGAGGAAATAACATTCACAGCACCGAGGCCTGATATCAGAACGGCCTTTGACATGACTTCACAAGACCATTGAACAGAAGGAGGAAATGagccacatactgtatatattctaCAATAATGCTGTTCTACCATTATAGATAATCGAGGAATAATGTTGAAGAGCACAATGCACTTATTAGTGAATTAGGTATCAAAACCAGTACCCACCTGTTCATTCAGAACCAATAACCAGCCGTGCAAGTTCCGTCAAAGACAACACTCTACATACAGTTGAGTTTCAATACACTACAAACATTGTTTTGTGGTGTACATGAATCCAAAGGGGAATTGTTGCAGCACCAGAAGAGTGGTGTTTTTGACTGATCTTTGGGATCGTGTTAGGTGACAGGGTTTGATTGAAACGGGTCTTAGGTGTGCAAAGATGTTTACAGAATACAGGATTGAGTCCGTATAGATATGAGGGACAATTCTTACTGCACACTGTTCACTGTTAGGGGCCTGGTCCTTGACTATCACGTTTGCCAAAGACAAAAGAAGTCTGGTATTGTCTCAAATAGTCTGATAATAACACATCAAACCCTTTCAGACATTTCAGTAAATAAATCTATAGTAAATATATTTGGGTGATTTAATATCCTAAATCCAAAAGATGTATGTGACCTCTACAACACTACGCAATAGTATTAGCAGAAATGTATCAATGTTGCCGTGATACAAGGGCACCACACTTGCTGCTACAATATTCTTTTAACATTCTTCAGAGAAGTGAGGAGTCATTTCTCCTATGCAGGAGAATTTGCCCTTGTCCTGCAGATAATGAAAACGCTATTATGTTGTCATCTCCCACA
Protein-coding sequences here:
- the LOC115138386 gene encoding kelch repeat and BTB domain-containing protein 11-like, which gives rise to MNDRQRPGGGVHTVEADVIFHHPVCSDLLSSPSDEDVCPLPRKQEGNTNAPDQGFILDDQGFCRQSTPVTKEYLLDGGTVIGNHHFDQPQGDGSYISNTDQLHITDLSHLANTSHIPKLDAGRDQNCTHGRNGIREDMNGARAKVPCSVGPSLYFKGEAREEAEGSLSLYRESIVGSQCHITNVTASPEQGTSAPDTYCITADNQPTIQELERLFSHSSATEYDTLYGQSELESSQGHRGSSGHGGISNTTPKEETDLVIEVGGQKISVHKSVLAEKSDYFKARQSRDILKVKGLKYKTLTILIDYIYTSQMNVHKDNVVEVITGAKILQIPCALQAAMDTISEQVTAENCYEILTIAKKQRLNELKETAYRFMSDNFLQILRDQTVYGHLTGSERDLVLKKRMEGKRSLMVAEINDVFDRVGSRPQSRCNSRPQSPLSVASFEENHMIYYFNEAANDWRPLTLMPEDINTKGCGICTMYNYLFVAGGIKGYGDKGKVSDKVFCYNPITNRWSEVRPLNQARSQLKLVSMEGNLYAIGGECLFTVEKYDPRTDRWTTVAPLPKGAFAVAHEATTCNGELYVSGGSLFYRLLKYDPKRDEWQECPYNNSRKKSTDMVALKSFIYRFDVNRDQGVNVFKYNTIVKMWHDCVSQRQGTPLPFRCAVIGNCIYCVNKTQILQFVVEEDGSYFVEEPLRPPLEAKGLLFPFILSLPDKTHVI